A stretch of DNA from Campylobacter gracilis:
CTTTATCACGATTTTCGTAGCGCTCATCATCGCGCTGTTTAACTACAAAATCATTAAAAATTTCTACGCGCAGCAAAGCAACCTCATCAAGGCGTTTTTCAACGACGCGATGCACGAGCTAAAGACCCCTCTGGGCGTCGCGCTCATCAACACCGAGATGCTTGGGCTGCGCGACAAACACACTGCGCGTATCAAATCCGCACTCAAGCAGATGGTAATTACTTACGAGGACGTGGAGTACTTCATCAAAAGCGGTAAGATGAGCTTCAAAAGCCGCCGCATCGATATGAGCGAGTTTTTGGGCGCTAGGATAAATTTTATCTATCTGGTCGCAAAAAGTAAAAACATAAGCCTGCAATCGCGAATAGCGCCCGATGTGAGCGTTTTTATGGACGAGACCTCGCTGATGCGCCTCATCGACAACACGCTAAGCAACGCCATAAAATACTCGCGTCCCGGCGGCAAAGTCATCATCGCACTGGAAAAGGGGGTGAGCATAGCGGTATTTAGCGTGCAGGACTTCGGCATCGGCATAAAAGATACGAGCGCGATCTGGGAGAGATACTCGCGCGAAAACGCGGCTCTTGGCGGATTCGGCCTCGGGCTAAACATAATCGATAAAATTTGCAAGCGCTACGGAATCGCAAAAAGCGTCAGCTCAAAACCGAACGAGGGCAGCACCTTTTGCTACAAAATCCCGCTGTTTAAGCAGAAGCTTTTGGACTAAAGGCGCGTTAAATTTAGGCGCAAATTTTAAAATTTAGAAGTAGAATTCGCGCGGCTAGGGCTTTTTAAAATTTTGTTTTAGCGCGGCTTTTCAGCCACCTTTAAACATACTTTCTCTTACCAAGCGATTCGCTATTTCCTCGATATTACTTTCATAAACTTCAAAATCACTATTACCGCATGTGTCGATTTTTAAATAATACTTCTTCTCGCGCGAGCCGTTTTCTATAGTCTCATCATAATGTTGCTTCGCTTCAGATAAATCTTTTATAGTGTCTCCCACATATATTTTAACCACGGCATCTCTAAATTTAAAATTATCATACAATATAAAGCTTTTATCGAAGTATAAAATATACTCGCGCAAACCGCCGTATTCTACTATAGGCTCCTCAAAACCGGCTGATCTGCCATCTAAATTTATTTTTAACTTTTCTGCGATATTTACGGGCTTCATTTGAAATTTCTCGACAAAAATACTTCTATACGGCCAAGCGACTTGATTTTCACGTTTTTGTATCTCATATTCTTTAGATAGAACTTCCAGCCAATCATTGTTATTAAATTTATCCGTTTCGTAAAAGCCTACTTTAACGGCAAATTCTCTATTGCCGTAGTTGCAAGTTTCACTGCCATATACATAATAGCATTTATCGGTAACGAGGGTTTGAAACAGCATACGCCTCTTTAAAAGATCTAAAATT
This window harbors:
- a CDS encoding sensor histidine kinase, whose protein sequence is MLKGFKFTLFSAIFIIGAFISESLYIIYLNSKIEESADVAELMQKSSEALAGAYPDLKDELIYDYAILNANGEILRSNLSVQPPDFAFITLKFGGRVFFKRHFLHEGKLHFFVISKKISYAKIEFIAISTIFITIFVALIIALFNYKIIKNFYAQQSNLIKAFFNDAMHELKTPLGVALINTEMLGLRDKHTARIKSALKQMVITYEDVEYFIKSGKMSFKSRRIDMSEFLGARINFIYLVAKSKNISLQSRIAPDVSVFMDETSLMRLIDNTLSNAIKYSRPGGKVIIALEKGVSIAVFSVQDFGIGIKDTSAIWERYSRENAALGGFGLGLNIIDKICKRYGIAKSVSSKPNEGSTFCYKIPLFKQKLLD